In the Catenovulum adriaticum genome, TGATTGATCCGGCTGATACGGATTATTATTATTTTGTGGCAGATGGTAAAGGTGGGCATGTATTTACTACAAATTTAAAAGCACACAATCAAGCTGTAAAGCGCTATTTGAGCTTAACTAAACCATCAGTTAATTCCAAAAATTAAAATGAATAGAGAAAAAATGCAAACAGCACCCTTTATCGTAATTGAAGGCTTAGAAGGCGCAGGTAAAACAACCGCTTTAGGTCATGTTATTGACTGGTTAACTGAGCGAGATATTGAGTTTATTCAAACTCGAGAGCCGGGTGGAACACCTATGGCCGAGCAGTTACGTGAACTAGTAAAAGCCATTCGTGATAATGAAAAAGTGACGGCTGAAGCTGAACTATTAATTATGTATGCTAGCCGAATACAGCTTATTGAGAATGTTATTAAGCCTGCCCAAGCCCAAGGCAAGTGGGTGGTGGGTGATCGACATGATTTATCTTCTCGGGCGTATCAAGGGGGTGGTCGCGGTATTTCTGATACGTTAATAGAGCCTATTCGCCAAGCAGTATTAAAAGGATTTGAGCCTGATTTAACGCTATACTTAGATATTCGCCCAGAAATTGGCTTAGCGCGAGCTCGCAAAAGAGGTGAATTAGACCGAATCGAATTAGAACAAATGGATTTTTTTAATCAGACTCGAGATAAATATTTATCGATTGCGCAAACCGAAGATAAAATAGAAACTGTTGATGCAGAGCAAAAACCAGCTCAAGTGGGCCAGCAAATTAAAACCATTTTATCTAACTATTTTGACAAGGGATGACAGTGAAATATCCTTGGTTAACCGGATTACATACACAGCTCAGCCAGCAATATCAAACTAATCAGTTACACCATGCTTTATTGATTAATGCTGCCGTTGGTGTGGGAAAGCGTCAATTTGCGATGGATTTCGCTGCAGGCTTATTATGTGATAAAAAAACGGGTCAAGCATGCGGGCAGTGTAAATCTTGTTTACTACTTGAAACTCAGGCTCATCCTGACTTTTTTATTGCAGAAGATCCAGCCGCTAAAAGCATTGGTGTGGATTTAATTCGTCAGGTGGTGAGCCGAGCACAGCAAAAATCTCAACAGGGTGGTGCGTTAGTATTTTACATTCCTG is a window encoding:
- the tmk gene encoding dTMP kinase — its product is MQTAPFIVIEGLEGAGKTTALGHVIDWLTERDIEFIQTREPGGTPMAEQLRELVKAIRDNEKVTAEAELLIMYASRIQLIENVIKPAQAQGKWVVGDRHDLSSRAYQGGGRGISDTLIEPIRQAVLKGFEPDLTLYLDIRPEIGLARARKRGELDRIELEQMDFFNQTRDKYLSIAQTEDKIETVDAEQKPAQVGQQIKTILSNYFDKG